In a single window of the Corvus hawaiiensis isolate bCorHaw1 chromosome 19, bCorHaw1.pri.cur, whole genome shotgun sequence genome:
- the TRIM25 gene encoding E3 ubiquitin/ISG15 ligase TRIM25 — MAALESESGLSGLEEELTCSICLCLFSTPVTVPCGHNFCASCLELTWAGLSGGFSCPQCRATFAGRPQLQKNTVLCRVVEQLQGHAGAKEEEEGQEEGEAAGCWAGEPPVSCDSCREAPAVQTCLTCTASFCAEHLRPHRDSPAFRDHQLCPPLRDLQQRKCPQHNRLFEFFCSKHGVCICSLCLLGHKLCPTSPLEQAKAAAQSVLKKKLVELHSQSERTAWAMSTVKTNQNQSAETASRKKELVRNEFTEIKAVIEERENEIMKAITEEEKRVWNKFDYIYSVLGNKKNEIQSLKDQIEMALTESDDVLFLKRAAALQRTSTKEAFVPVVEMDQNVMHSTYQSAINLKEIVKISVIQSREKKEEVKLVKIKAPPVAHPNKTPAGKKPYGPHYTHQEKTLPQAQTTSQVETDTKEKKKAAKVAPTTTPTTTAAASKELISSFLKKPREELLQYAANITLDYNTAHNTVVLSENYTKMSISDTSAGHRYHPQRFTDYRQVLGFQCFKRGIHYWEVELQHNSFCGVGICYGSMERQGPESRLGRNSKSWCIEWLNSKISSWHNDTEKCLPITKATKIGVLLHCDGGFVIFMAVGEKHNLIYKFKAQFTEALYPAFWLFSSDAAVSLCQMKA, encoded by the exons ATGGCAGCGCTGGAGTCGGAGTCGGGCCTGtcggggctggaggaggagctCACCTGCTCCATCTGCCTCTGCCTCTTCAGCACCCCCGTGACGGTGCCCTGCGGGCACAACTTCTGCGCCTCCTgcctggagctcacctgggcCGGGCTCTCGGGGGGCTTCAGCTGCCCGCAGTGCCGGGCCACCTTCGCGGGCCGCCCGCAGTTGCAGAAGAACACGGTGCTATGCCGGGTggtggagcagctccagggccacGCCGGGGccaaggaagaggaagaggggcaggaggagggggaggcagcagggtgCTGGGCGGGGGAGCCCCCCGTGTCCTGCGACAGCTGCCGGGAGGCGCCGGCCGTGCAGACCTGCCTGACCTGCACCGCGTCCTTCTGCGCCGAGCACCTGCGGCCGCACCGCGACAGCCCCGCCTTCCGCGACCACCAGCTCTGCCCGCCCCTGCGCGACCTGCAGCAGCGCAAGTGCCCCCAGCACAACAGGCTCTTCGAGTTCTTCTGCAGCAAGCACGGCGTCTGCAtctgctccctctgcctgctCGGGCACAAGCTGTGCCCTACCAGCCCTTTGGAACAGGCAAAAGCCGCTGCGCAG TCGGTGCTGAAGAAGAAACTCGTGGAGCTGCATAGTCAGAGTGAAAGAACTGCCTGGGCAATGAGCacagtgaaaacaaaccagaaccAATCTGCT GAGACAGCTTCAAGAAAGAAGGAATTGGTCAGAAATGAGTTTACAGAAATTAAAGCTGTAattgaagaaagagaaaatgagatcATGAAAGCAattacagaggaagaaaagagagttTGGAATAAGTTTGATTATATTTACAGTGTTCTGGGAAATAAGAAGAATGAAATTCAGTCTCTCAAAGATCAGATTGAGATGGCACTGACTGAAAGTGATGACGTTCTGTTTTTGAAG agagcagcagcactgcaacGAACATCAACAAAAGAGGCTTTCGTTCCTGTAGTTGAAATGGACCAAAATGTGATGCATTCCACTTACCAGTCTGCCATTAACCTTAAAGAAATAGTGAAAATTTCAGTGATTCAGagtagggagaaaaaagaagaag TCAAACTTGTGAAAATTAAGGCCCCTCCAGTGGCTCatccaaacaaaacccctgCTGGAAAAAAGCCTTATGGACCAC ACTACACCCACCAAGAGAAAACCCTTCCCCAGGCTCAAACCACTTCGCAGGTGGAGACAGATACCA aagagaaaaagaaagctgctaAAGTTG CACCGACCACCACACCAaccaccacagctgctgcttctaaAGAGCTCATTAGCAGCTTCCTGAAGAAACCCAGAGAGGAGCTCTTGCAGT ATGCTGCCAACATCACACTGGATTACAACACAGCTCACAACACCGTGGTTCTGTCTGAGAACTACACCAAGATGTCCATCTCAGACACCTCCGCAGGTCACAGGTACCACCCTCAGCGCTTCACCGATTACCGCCAGGTGCTGGGCTTCCAGTGCTTCAAGAGAGGCATCCACTACTGGGAGGTGGAGCTGCAGCACAACAGCTTCTGCGGCGTCGGCATCTGCTACGGCAGCATGGAGCGGCAGGGCCCCGAGAGCCGCCTGGGCAGGAACAGCAAGTCCTGGTGCATCGAGTGGCTCAACTCCAAAATATCATCCTGGCACAATGACACTGAAAAGTGCTTGCCCATCACAAAGGCTACCAAGATTGGGGTGCTACTCCACTGCGATGGGGGCTTTGTGATTTTCATGGCAGTGGGGGAGAAGCATAACTTGATCTATAAATTCAAAGCCCAGTTCACTGAAGCCTTGTACCCAGCCTTCTGGCTGTTTTCCAGTGATGCTGCTGTCTCTCTCTGTCAAATGAAAGCATAA
- the LOC125335612 gene encoding meteorin-like protein — MDPWCCLGSGLSWEPRSRAVEQVRLRCTEGSLEWMYPARALRVVLEPILASVQHTTVCIKPASNFQGASIYVERAGQLHLLVSEAEGAQHHHVSCFSAHTPQRVALFLQASPQRDISRRTASFQYELLSNQGAAGPNVKKMALVEAMCRPCDNVELLMAICSSDFVVKGSIRNVSHDSENHMSQVDVSIQKVYRQKNRIFQQEEGSGERRAPIRTLLQCKVKKGGGDFLFTGNEHFGEAWLGCAPRFKDFMLVYQAARERGANPCEFELN, encoded by the exons ATGGATCCATGGTGTTGTCTTGGCAGTGGTTTGAGCTGGGAGCCCCGCTCCCGTGCTGTGGAGCAGGTCCGCCTGCGCTGCACCGAGGGCTCCCTGGAGTGGATGTACCCAGCACGAGCCCTGCGAGTGGTCCTGGAGCCTATCCTGGCCAGTGTCCAGCACACCACGGTCTGCATCAAACCTGCCAGCAACTTCCAGGGTGCCAGCATCTACGTGGAGCGTGCTGGGCAGCTGCACCTGCTGGTAAGCGAGGCAGAAGGGGCTCAGCACCACCACGTGTCCTGCTTCAGTGCCCACACGCCACAACGAGTGGCCCTGTTCCTGCAGGCCAGCCCGCAGAGGGACATCAGCCGCCGCACGGCCAGCTTCCAGTACGAGCTGCTGAGCAACCAGGGCGCTGCTGGCCCCAACGTCAAAAAGATGGCCCTGGTTGAAG CTATGTGCCGTCCTTGTGACAATGTGGAACTCCTTATGGCCATTTGTAGCAGTGATTTTG TGGTGAAAGGATCCATCCGGAATGTCTCCCACGACTCAGAGAACCACATGTCCCAGGTCGATGTCAGCATCCAGAAAGTCTACAGGCAGAAAAACCGGATTttccagcaggaggaagggagtGGGGAGAGGCGAGCCCCCATCCGAACCCTTCTGCAGTGCAAGGTGAAGAAGGGAGGGGGAGATTTCCTCTTCACAGGGAATGAACACTTTGGGGaagcctggctgggctgtgcccctCGGTTTAAGGATTTTATGTTGGTTTACCAGGCTGCCAGAGAAAGGGGAGCCAACCCTTGTGAGTTTGAGCTCAACTGA
- the COIL gene encoding coilin gives MMAAGAGPVRLRLVFDHPPPASPGCALCWLLLEPGQARLVTDLLSLIRHRFGFSRRARLSLFLEGALLPPAESARLVRDNDSLRVKLEEIIADDYEEIDDGFTTKEDKKRHRHKQDEEEFSRNEGKHKRKKKKEKHNFEYSSFREETSVDTWDSQKRYTKRKRKEEVSGRNRLAEGKEERSTVHSKKMKKTEREKQLATKKKDEKQTKVDAEKMALERANESFSVNSGKNSTKKITTQSRKKRVGASDSSSTSSDSDSSELNVKENKSSHKPVVVTLPKDTSQAASGSDVKTNKVTVKSNIEKTKTAIKKNAKKPQSSSSDSDSSTEDEKVIPAQDSPAKEKSVPNHLVAVKASTKAPKAKSSSSGSDSSDSNTLVIKKSAADAGLGNSIARNCTKQLPASIQGPFASPGRGRGRGTGEDNFWRGPRGRGFRGMMRGQGHGRGANPGFFYNYSSEGQKQRQFNEAVTNTSVLVQNPVEIPKRDYSVLPLLAAPPQVGERIAFKRLELSENYSPEVSDYKEAKIISWNVEKKQIELEILSTSAGQFAKEPGKFDLVYQSADGVELIEYAVPQDTKITESWDALIEPRLIVEPPVNGSSIENGTI, from the exons atgaTGGCGGCGGGCGCCGGCCCGGTGCGGCTGCGGCTGGTGTTCGATCACCCTCCGCCGGCCAGCCCGGGCTGCGcgctgtgctggctgctgctggagccggGCCAGGCGCGGCTCGTCACCGACCTGCTGAGCCTCATCCGCCACCGCTTCGGCTTCAGCCGCCGCGCCCGCCTCAGCCTCTTCCTCGAGggggcgctgctgccgcccgcgGAGAGCGCGCGCCTGGTGCGGGACAACGACTCGCTGCG AGTAAAATTGGAAGAGATAATTGCAGATGATTATGAAGAGATAGATGATGGCTTTACaacaaaagaagacaaaaaaaggcacagacacaagcaggatgaggaagaaTTCTCTAGGAATGAAGGCAagcataaaaggaaaaagaaaaaggagaagcatAACTTTGAGTATTCCTCTTTTAGGGAAGAGACCTCTGTAGATACTTGGGACTCTCAAAAAAGGTACacgaaaagaaaaagaaaggaagaagttaGTGGAAGAAATAGACTTGCAGAAGGTAAGGAAGAGAGGTCTACTGTCCATtctaaaaagatgaaaaagacaGAGAGGGAGAAGCAGTTGGCAACAAAAAAGAAGGACGAAAAGCAGACAAAGGTTGATGCAGAAAAGATGGCTTTAGAACGGGCAAATGAGAGCTTTTCTGTAAATTCTGGTAAAAATAGCACAAAAAAGATCACAACACAGTCCAGGAAAAAGAGGGTGGGAGCTTCAGATTCCTCCAGCACATCGTCTGACAGTGACAGCAGTGAATTAaatgtaaaggaaaataaatcttccCATAAACCTGTAGTGGTGACACTTCCCAAAGACACATCCCAAGCTGCCTCAGGTTCTGATGTGAAAACTAATAAAGTGACTGTAAAGTCTAACATTGAAAAGACTAAgactgcaataaaaaaaaatgctaagaAACCTCAGTCCTCTAGTTCAGATTCTGACTCGAGTACAGAGGATGAGAAGGTGATACCAGCACAAGACAGCCCTGCAAAGGAAAAATCAGTGCCAAACCATTTGGTGGCTGTAAAAGCCAGCACCAAGGCTCCCAAAGCAAAGAGCTCCTCTTCAGGCTCTGATAGTTCAGATTCAAACACACTTGTCATTAAAAAATCTGCGGCAGATGCTGGACTGGGTAATTCCATAGCGAGGAACTGCACTAAACAGTTGCCAGCCAGTATCCAAGGACCGTTTGCCAGCCCAGGCCGTGGAAGGGGGCGTGGAACAGGAGAGGATAACTTCTGGAGAGGACCTAGGGGCCGTGGGTTTCGTGGGATGATGAGGGGCCAAGGCCATGGGAGAGGAGCAAACCCTGGCTTCTTCTATAACTACAGCAGTGAAGGCCAGAAACAGAGGCAGTTTAATGAAGCTGTGACAAACACTTCTGTCCTTGTCCAG AATCCCGTGGAGATTCCCAAGAGAGACTATAGTGTGTTACCTCTTCTAGCTGCTCCACCCCAAGTGGGAGAAAGAATTGCTTTTAAG CGCCTGGAACTAAGTGAAAATTACAGTCCTGAAGTTTCAGACTATAAG GAGGCGAAAATAATCAGTTGGAATgttgaaaaaaagcagattgAACTTGAGATCCTTTCAACATCAGCAGGACAAT TTGCTAAGGAGCCAGGGAAATTCGACCTGGTGTACCAGTCTGCAGACGGAGTGGAGCTCATCGAGTACGCGGTGCCTCAGGACACCAAG aTAACTGAAAGCTGGGATGCGCTGATAGAGCCAAGACTGATTGTGGAGCCTCCAGTTAATGGATCCAGCATTGAAAATGGAACCATCTAG
- the SCPEP1 gene encoding retinoid-inducible serine carboxypeptidase — protein MWLLRAGTVLSVLLLAAGVVLRQPQEPKEVWGYVEVRNKAHMFWWLYYANNPTQDFTELPLILWLQGGPGASGCGYGNFEEIGPLDKEMKPRNTTWLQAASILFVDNPVGTGFSYVDDCSLFAQNLTTVVSDMMVFLGEFFKCRAEFQTIPFYIFSESYGGKMAAGVALELHKAVQKGTIKCNFRGTALGDSWISPLDSVLSWGPYLYSTSLLDDNGLAEVTAVAKEIMDAINKNQYGLATELWGKAEGVIEENTDNVNFYNILTKEVPEVKSDEQENLHLMRLYQRHVRKMHQSSLDELMNGPIRKKLMIIPDCVKWGGQSRQVFENMAEDFMKPVIDIVDQLLAANVSVTVYNGQLDLIVDTMGQEAWIRKLKWPDLDQFSQKRWKALYVSPASTETAAFHKAYENLAFFWILKAGHMVPADQGEMALKMLRMVTQQQH, from the exons ATGTGGCTGCTCCGCGCTGGGACCGTGCTGtccgtgctgctgctggcggcAG GTGTAGTTCTGAGGCAGCCCCAAGAGCCCAAAGAGGTGTGGGGATATGTGGAGGTTCGGAACAAGGCCCACATGTTCTGGTGGCTCTACTATGCAAATAACCCAACCCAAGACTTCACAGAGTTACCTCTTATCTTGTGGCTTCAG GGAGGTCCAGGAGCTTCAGGCTGTGGATATGGGAACTTTGAAGAGATTGGTCCATTAGACAAAGAAATGAAACCAAGAAATACAACCTGG tTGCAGGCAGCCAGTATCTTGTTTGTGGATAATCCTGTGGGCACTGGATTCAGTTATGTGGATGATTGTAGCTTGTTTGCCCAAAACCTTACTACAGTAGTTTCTGATATGATGGTTTTTCTTGGAGAATTCTTCAAGTGTAGAGCAGAATTCCAG ACCATCCCATTCTACATATTCTCTGAATCTTATGGAGGTAAAATGGCTGCTGGGGTTGCTTTAGAGTTGCACAAG GCTGTTCAAAAAGGGACCATAAAGTGCAATTTTAGGGGGACTGCTCTTGGAGACTCATGGATTTCTCCTTTGG ACTCTGTGCTGTCCTGGGGGCCCTACCTTTACAGCACT TCTCTCCTTGATGATAATGGTCTAGCAGAGGTGACTGCTGTTGCCAAAGAAATAATGGatgcaataaataaaaatcaatatgGGCTGGCCACTGAGCTCTGGGGCAAGGCTGAAGGTGTCATTGAAGAG AACACAGACAATGTGAACTTTTATAACATCTTGACTAAGGAGGTTCCAGAAGTGAAATCAGATGAACAAGAAAATCTCCATCTCA TGCGGCTTTACCAGCGCCATGTCAGAAAAATGCATCAGAGCAGCCTCGATGAGCTGATGAATGGGCCCATCAGAAAGAAGCTGATGATCATTCCTGACTGTGTGAAGTGGGGAG GTCAGTCCAGACAGGTCTTCGAGAACATGGCTGAGGACTTCATGAAACCTGTCATTGATATTGTTGATCAGCTTTTGGCAGCCAATGTCAGTGTTACAGTCTATAATGGGCAGCTGGACCTCATTGTTGACACCATGG GCCAGGAGGCATGGATCCGGAAACTGAAATGGCCTGACTTGGACCAGTTCAGCCAGAAGAGGTGGAAGGCACTGTATGTGTCTCCAGCATCCACTGAGACAGCTGCTTTCCACAAGGCCTATGAGAACTTGGCTTTCTTCTGGATTCTCAAGGCTGGGCACATG GTACCAGCTGACCAAGGAGAGATGGCACTCAAAATGCTCAGGATGGtgacccagcagcagcactag